A stretch of the Porifericola rhodea genome encodes the following:
- a CDS encoding YtxH domain-containing protein, which yields MRLISGIVVGLLAGVATGILTAPDKGIKTRKRFNKDSNRFRKDLEKSINKNIDGLAEAISKGMHRSSKKSKKSIFSFK from the coding sequence ATGAGACTTATATCAGGAATTGTAGTAGGACTTTTAGCAGGTGTAGCCACAGGTATATTAACAGCACCTGATAAAGGAATTAAAACTCGTAAAAGGTTTAACAAAGACAGCAATAGGTTTCGCAAAGACCTTGAAAAATCAATTAACAAAAACATTGATGGTCTTGCAGAAGCAATTAGCAAAGGAATGCATAGATCTTCTAAAAAAAGTAAAAAATCAATTTTCAGCTTTAAATAA
- a CDS encoding YqaE/Pmp3 family membrane protein, with protein MSLLSIILAIFLPPLGVAMKYGLSSKFWINLILTLIGWLPGVIHAFVVLSR; from the coding sequence ATGTCATTATTATCAATTATTCTGGCAATTTTTTTACCACCATTAGGCGTAGCGATGAAGTATGGTTTGTCCAGCAAATTTTGGATCAATCTGATTTTAACATTAATCGGATGGTTACCCGGCGTTATTCACGCATTTGTGGTATTATCTCGCTAG
- a CDS encoding diacylglycerol/lipid kinase family protein, which yields MNREKFLFIINPISGGVDKSKYLQKVKEILGSHKKSYQIYETKGVDEDREYALEAMNAYQPDVVVAVGGDGTCNFVADTIKDRNVLFGIVPLGSANGLARELGINENPEQATRLLIEGKKQAVDALIINDKHLCLHLSDIGLNAKVVKRFEEEKIRGKLGYFKQFMREIFQTVPKKFRFEIKGHKFKKKAHMVVIANARQYGTGAVVNPVGRIDDGKFEICIVKPFPRYAILSIAYHMFKGSLKTSPYIKILSCREITIQNPQKEVLQIDGEIKGYPEEVSVRIEKHAFQIIIPGS from the coding sequence ATGAACAGAGAAAAGTTTTTATTTATCATCAATCCAATATCTGGTGGTGTAGATAAGTCTAAGTATTTGCAAAAAGTTAAAGAGATACTGGGTAGCCATAAAAAAAGCTATCAGATTTACGAAACCAAAGGAGTAGATGAAGATCGTGAATATGCCCTAGAAGCAATGAATGCGTATCAGCCCGATGTGGTGGTTGCTGTAGGAGGGGATGGTACATGTAACTTTGTAGCAGATACCATTAAAGATAGAAATGTATTGTTTGGTATTGTTCCTCTGGGCTCTGCAAATGGATTGGCCAGAGAATTAGGAATAAACGAAAATCCTGAGCAAGCTACCAGGCTTCTGATTGAAGGCAAGAAACAGGCTGTAGATGCTTTAATAATTAATGATAAACACCTTTGTCTACATTTAAGCGATATAGGTCTGAACGCCAAAGTGGTAAAAAGATTTGAAGAAGAAAAAATCAGGGGTAAACTAGGTTATTTTAAGCAGTTTATGCGAGAGATTTTTCAAACTGTGCCTAAAAAATTTCGCTTTGAGATTAAGGGGCATAAGTTTAAGAAGAAAGCTCATATGGTAGTGATAGCCAACGCCCGGCAATATGGTACTGGGGCGGTAGTAAACCCAGTAGGGCGTATAGATGATGGCAAGTTTGAGATATGTATCGTAAAGCCGTTTCCTCGCTATGCAATTCTCTCAATTGCCTACCATATGTTTAAAGGTAGCTTAAAGACTTCTCCCTACATCAAAATTCTTTCGTGTAGAGAGATTACTATTCAAAACCCTCAAAAAGAAGTGCTTCAAATTGATGGTGAAATTAAAGGCTATCCAGAAGAAGTAAGTGTTCGTATAGAAAAACACGCTTTTCAGATCATCATACCTGGTAGCTAA
- a CDS encoding peptide MFS transporter: MADNNSQQNNPVNPNSDKTPPQMFGHPKGLFYLFFAELWERFSFYGMRALLTLYMVQQVFEALANRDTVSAIVYSSYGSLVYASPLIGGRIADQLLGYRKSIMLGGIFMAIGHFVLAIENNIAFFLALAFIIVGNGFFKPNISTFVGALYPQGDTRKDSGFTIFHMGINIGAFLSPILCGWLGAKYGWHYGFGLAGIGMVAGLIFFRQGVQNGVFLNHGLPPVPSKLAIRKYGISTERWVWILSLVAVPIIAILLSSYQFIAGGTSFMGKVTIVNLLFYALSLFILGYIGWVMYNIDSKARKQLAVAMFLTVFMTLFWGFHELSGNIITLFSERNVVLDVWLFDNAAATNALNPLFIILLAIPVSALWVKLAKVNINPRTPYKFALGLALLGVGFYILFLSKGAADAQGMVPFVYLVLMYLCLSLGELFTYPVGLSKITDLSPQTIVAFMMGVWFLSSAYAFQIVGFVGQRLAIDNLASGEEVSSLQTLELYTSGFESVAYVAFGGAVVVVLLSPLLNRWMHEVH, from the coding sequence ATGGCAGATAATAATTCGCAACAAAATAATCCTGTTAACCCAAATTCTGATAAAACTCCGCCCCAAATGTTTGGGCACCCTAAAGGTCTCTTTTACCTCTTTTTTGCGGAGCTATGGGAGCGCTTTAGCTTCTATGGTATGCGTGCGCTGCTCACCTTATATATGGTACAGCAGGTTTTTGAAGCCCTGGCAAATCGCGATACTGTTTCCGCTATTGTATATTCTTCTTATGGCTCTCTGGTTTATGCCTCACCTCTTATAGGTGGACGTATAGCAGACCAGCTTCTGGGCTATCGTAAGTCTATTATGCTGGGAGGTATATTTATGGCCATTGGGCATTTTGTGCTGGCTATTGAAAATAATATCGCCTTTTTTCTGGCTTTGGCCTTTATTATTGTAGGTAATGGTTTTTTTAAACCTAATATATCCACTTTTGTAGGGGCGCTATACCCTCAGGGTGACACCCGTAAAGACTCTGGATTTACCATATTTCATATGGGAATTAATATTGGCGCCTTTTTATCTCCCATATTATGTGGTTGGTTAGGTGCAAAGTATGGATGGCACTATGGCTTTGGTCTGGCGGGTATAGGAATGGTGGCCGGACTTATCTTCTTCAGACAAGGGGTGCAGAATGGTGTATTCCTAAACCATGGATTACCTCCCGTACCTTCCAAATTAGCCATTCGCAAGTATGGTATTTCAACTGAGCGCTGGGTGTGGATATTATCACTGGTAGCTGTACCGATAATAGCTATTTTGTTATCTTCTTATCAGTTTATTGCCGGAGGCACCAGCTTTATGGGAAAAGTAACTATTGTTAACCTCTTGTTCTATGCTCTTAGTTTGTTCATATTAGGTTATATAGGCTGGGTAATGTACAATATTGACTCAAAAGCACGTAAACAGTTAGCAGTAGCGATGTTTCTAACGGTGTTCATGACACTTTTCTGGGGGTTCCATGAACTGTCTGGAAACATAATTACTCTCTTCTCTGAAAGAAATGTTGTACTAGATGTATGGTTGTTTGATAACGCAGCTGCTACCAATGCGCTAAACCCATTGTTTATTATTTTACTGGCTATACCAGTATCTGCCCTTTGGGTAAAGTTAGCCAAGGTGAACATTAACCCCCGAACTCCTTATAAATTTGCGTTAGGCTTAGCTCTTTTAGGCGTTGGTTTTTACATTCTATTCCTCAGCAAAGGTGCAGCAGACGCACAGGGTATGGTACCTTTCGTATATCTGGTGCTTATGTACCTCTGTCTTTCTTTAGGCGAGCTGTTTACCTATCCGGTAGGTTTATCTAAAATTACAGACCTTTCTCCACAAACAATTGTAGCATTTATGATGGGAGTATGGTTCTTATCGTCTGCCTACGCTTTTCAGATTGTGGGCTTTGTAGGCCAGCGTCTGGCTATTGATAATCTGGCTTCGGGAGAAGAGGTTTCTTCGCTACAAACTCTGGAGCTTTACACTTCCGGTTTTGAGTCGGTCGCTTATGTTGCTTTTGGTGGTGCAGTAGTTGTCGTTCTCTTGTCCCCGCTTCTTAATCGTTGGATGCACGAGGTACACTAA
- a CDS encoding PQQ-dependent sugar dehydrogenase, with the protein MKKHMISFPKSTALYRHCLRLCMLTLSAGLLWACENNTATEEQKSDAEAKPEFVADEDNGSISLENGFKAYVVADNLGKTRHMAIRDNGDIYIKVREPKNGGVLALRDTTGDGRADVQEYFGEDVEGSGIAIHENYLYYASNTTVYRVQLDDNALTPSGESEVVIDGFPEQQQHADKTITFDNSGHIYVNIGAPSNACQEKMRTPGSPGMDPCPQLEKQAGIWRFDANKLNQSQDDGIRYATGIRNAVALDWNTNVDGLYALQHGRDQLSSLWPEYFNDSTSAELPSEEFLKVDEGDDFGWPFCYYDPNQDLKLLSPEYGGNGEEVGRCESAKDPIMVFPAHWAPNDLVFYTGDQFPEEYQGGAFIAFHGSWNRAPLPQRGYNVVFVPMKDGMPSGDYVRFADEFAGSGGDVESPADAEFRPTGLAIGPDGSLYISDDTKGRIWRVFHEGASQLAMR; encoded by the coding sequence ATGAAAAAGCACATGATTTCATTTCCAAAATCAACAGCTCTTTACAGGCATTGCCTGCGTCTTTGTATGCTTACGCTCAGTGCCGGACTGCTCTGGGCTTGTGAAAATAATACAGCCACGGAGGAACAAAAGTCCGATGCTGAGGCCAAACCTGAGTTTGTTGCAGATGAAGATAATGGTTCTATTTCTCTAGAGAACGGCTTTAAAGCCTATGTAGTCGCTGATAATCTTGGCAAAACCCGCCATATGGCCATTCGCGATAATGGTGATATTTATATTAAGGTTAGAGAGCCCAAAAATGGTGGTGTACTTGCATTAAGAGACACTACTGGTGATGGGCGAGCAGATGTACAGGAATATTTTGGAGAAGACGTGGAGGGTTCAGGTATCGCCATTCATGAGAATTATCTATACTATGCTTCTAATACGACTGTTTATCGTGTTCAACTAGACGATAATGCACTAACCCCCAGCGGTGAGTCAGAAGTAGTTATTGATGGCTTCCCTGAGCAACAGCAACATGCAGATAAAACTATAACTTTTGATAATAGTGGACATATTTATGTAAACATTGGTGCCCCATCCAACGCTTGTCAGGAAAAAATGCGTACTCCTGGTTCTCCGGGTATGGACCCCTGTCCTCAACTAGAAAAGCAGGCAGGTATCTGGAGATTTGATGCTAACAAGCTAAATCAAAGTCAGGATGATGGTATTCGTTACGCAACTGGTATCAGAAATGCAGTAGCTCTAGACTGGAACACAAATGTAGATGGGTTGTATGCCTTACAACACGGTAGAGACCAGCTTAGCAGTCTTTGGCCAGAATATTTCAATGATTCTACCAGTGCGGAGTTACCTTCAGAAGAGTTTTTAAAAGTAGACGAAGGAGATGATTTTGGATGGCCTTTCTGCTACTACGATCCTAACCAGGACTTAAAATTACTTAGCCCGGAATATGGGGGTAATGGCGAAGAAGTAGGAAGATGCGAAAGTGCCAAAGATCCTATTATGGTATTTCCTGCACACTGGGCTCCTAACGATCTTGTGTTTTATACGGGAGACCAGTTTCCTGAAGAGTATCAGGGAGGTGCGTTTATAGCTTTTCATGGTTCTTGGAACCGTGCGCCACTTCCTCAAAGAGGATATAATGTGGTTTTTGTACCTATGAAGGATGGTATGCCAAGCGGAGATTATGTTCGTTTTGCCGATGAATTTGCAGGTAGTGGTGGCGATGTAGAAAGCCCTGCCGATGCAGAGTTCAGACCAACTGGCTTAGCCATTGGCCCTGATGGCTCTCTCTATATCAGCGACGATACCAAGGGGCGTATCTGGAGAGTATTCCACGAAGGAGCAAGCCAGCTAGCTATGCGTTAG
- a CDS encoding alkene reductase, which produces MSKNQALLQKYTMNDLELKNRVVMAPMTRSRADNPGNVPTRELQGEYYKQRASAGLIITEGSQISPRAVGYINTPGIHTPEQVEGWKEVTQAVHEADGKIFLQLWHVGRMSHPDFHNGELPLAPSALNPNAQSYTPQGFKDTVTPKAISLEEIKETIQDFKQGAKNAWEAGFDGVEIHSSNGYLLHQFFSSTSNTRTDEYGGSIENRARILFEIIDEIKEVMPENRIGLRLNPSLHGVFGMELNKDTIPTFDYIVKRLNEYNLAYLHLSEPFTDVSNVPYAETQIAKRYRPIYEGTLIINTNFDQEKGNRVIEEGDADLVAYGKPYISNPDLVERFEKGAPLNEWDSDTFYVPGKKGYLDYPTLQEVES; this is translated from the coding sequence ATGAGTAAGAATCAAGCTTTGTTACAAAAATATACAATGAATGATCTGGAGCTGAAAAACCGTGTGGTTATGGCTCCTATGACCCGTAGCCGTGCTGATAACCCGGGCAATGTACCCACCCGCGAATTGCAGGGAGAGTACTATAAGCAAAGAGCCTCTGCAGGGCTTATCATCACTGAGGGTTCACAAATTTCTCCACGTGCTGTAGGTTATATTAATACCCCAGGTATACATACGCCGGAACAGGTAGAAGGGTGGAAAGAAGTAACTCAGGCAGTACACGAGGCGGATGGAAAAATATTTTTACAGCTCTGGCATGTTGGGCGTATGTCGCACCCCGATTTTCATAACGGAGAACTTCCTCTAGCCCCTTCTGCGCTCAACCCAAATGCTCAATCCTATACACCTCAAGGGTTTAAAGACACCGTAACTCCCAAAGCTATAAGCCTGGAGGAGATTAAAGAAACTATTCAAGATTTTAAACAAGGTGCTAAAAACGCCTGGGAAGCCGGCTTTGATGGCGTAGAAATTCACTCTTCCAACGGGTATCTACTACACCAGTTTTTTAGCAGTACCTCTAACACCCGAACAGATGAATATGGAGGAAGCATAGAAAACCGTGCCCGCATCCTTTTTGAAATTATCGACGAAATTAAAGAAGTAATGCCTGAGAATAGGATTGGGTTACGCCTTAATCCTTCTCTACATGGCGTATTTGGCATGGAGCTTAATAAGGATACTATACCTACTTTTGATTACATTGTTAAAAGACTCAACGAATACAATTTAGCCTATCTTCATCTTTCTGAGCCTTTTACTGATGTTTCTAATGTACCCTATGCAGAAACACAAATTGCCAAGCGTTATCGTCCAATTTATGAAGGCACATTGATTATCAACACAAATTTTGATCAGGAGAAAGGAAACAGAGTGATAGAAGAAGGAGATGCTGACCTGGTAGCTTACGGTAAGCCATATATCTCTAATCCTGATTTGGTTGAGAGATTTGAAAAAGGTGCACCACTCAATGAATGGGACAGCGATACTTTTTATGTACCCGGTAAAAAAGGATACCTGGATTACCCTACTCTACAAGAAGTAGAGAGTTGA
- a CDS encoding DUF4235 domain-containing protein has protein sequence MKKPKEFLKEHTDDDQFKEYMVSGLTLVSAIVVRRLIKYLWKVSTNTEPPENPASRNVSWKEAFLFTVLTGIMVSVTKLLIRRNVAVGLEEHY, from the coding sequence ATGAAAAAGCCTAAAGAGTTCTTGAAAGAACATACCGACGACGACCAATTCAAAGAGTATATGGTGAGTGGACTAACTCTAGTTTCCGCAATAGTGGTAAGGCGCCTGATCAAATATTTATGGAAAGTTAGCACTAATACCGAGCCACCAGAAAATCCTGCTTCTAGGAATGTCTCCTGGAAAGAAGCTTTTCTATTTACGGTACTTACCGGTATTATGGTAAGTGTAACTAAACTACTAATCCGTAGAAATGTGGCCGTTGGTTTAGAAGAACATTATTAA
- a CDS encoding sodium:solute symporter family protein — protein MDVQIWTYIIVGLTFALYIGIAVWSRAGSTKDFYVAGGGVPPLANGMATAADWMSAASFISMAGLISFMGFDGAVYLMGWTGGYVLLALLLAPYLRKFGKFTVPDFIGDRYYSELARTVAVICALFVSFTYVAGQMRGVGVVFSRFLQVDIEWGVVIGMAIVFFYAVLGGMKGITYTQVAQYCVLIFAFMVPAIFISIQLTGHAIPQLGFGATIEGSETFLLDRLDGLNQELGFSAYTDGSKSMMDVFAITAALMVGTAGLPHVIVRFFTVPKVKDARISAGYALVFIAILYTTAPAISAFARVNLIETINNKSYSGIPEWFKNWEQTGLLAWVDKNDDGKVQYSNGAVINGITPEFVEGQNGTYGQRLVNNADKSSANELYVDRDIMVLANPEIANLPNWVIALVAAGGLAAALSTAAGLLLVISTSVAHDLIKKQILPDINEKGELIVARLAAAVAVVIAGYFGINPPGYVAAVVALAFGLAAASFFPAIIMGIFYKRMNKEGAISGMIVGLLSMIFYILKFKFNLLGGGTEAEWWFGISPEGFGFIAMLINFAVSLIVCQLSPAPPASVQQIVEDIRYPRGAGKATSH, from the coding sequence ATGGATGTACAAATTTGGACCTACATCATCGTAGGCCTAACCTTCGCGCTCTACATTGGCATAGCCGTGTGGTCTAGAGCAGGATCTACTAAAGACTTTTATGTAGCTGGCGGCGGAGTGCCTCCCCTGGCCAATGGTATGGCAACTGCTGCTGACTGGATGTCCGCAGCTTCTTTCATCTCAATGGCGGGTCTCATCTCATTTATGGGGTTTGATGGAGCTGTTTATCTTATGGGCTGGACGGGCGGCTATGTATTGCTGGCTCTTTTGCTTGCCCCCTATTTACGAAAGTTTGGAAAGTTTACAGTGCCCGACTTTATCGGAGACCGTTATTATTCCGAGCTGGCCCGTACAGTGGCAGTCATATGCGCCCTTTTTGTGTCTTTCACTTATGTTGCCGGGCAGATGCGTGGCGTGGGAGTTGTGTTTTCTCGCTTTTTACAGGTAGATATTGAGTGGGGAGTGGTTATCGGGATGGCAATCGTATTTTTCTATGCTGTTCTAGGCGGCATGAAGGGTATCACCTATACCCAGGTAGCCCAGTACTGCGTACTAATTTTCGCTTTTATGGTGCCTGCTATTTTTATTTCCATACAGTTAACCGGGCATGCTATTCCTCAACTGGGTTTTGGAGCCACTATAGAAGGCAGCGAAACTTTTCTGCTAGACCGACTGGATGGTCTCAATCAGGAGTTAGGTTTTTCTGCCTATACAGATGGCAGCAAAAGTATGATGGATGTTTTTGCGATTACCGCGGCACTTATGGTGGGTACAGCTGGCTTACCACATGTGATTGTTCGTTTTTTTACCGTACCCAAGGTAAAAGATGCAAGGATTTCCGCCGGCTATGCCCTTGTCTTTATTGCCATACTGTATACTACAGCTCCGGCCATTTCGGCATTTGCACGGGTAAACCTGATAGAAACAATTAACAATAAAAGTTATAGTGGTATACCCGAATGGTTTAAAAACTGGGAACAGACCGGGCTACTTGCCTGGGTAGATAAGAATGATGATGGTAAGGTACAATATTCTAATGGAGCGGTTATTAATGGCATTACTCCTGAGTTTGTAGAAGGGCAAAATGGTACTTACGGACAGCGACTTGTCAATAATGCTGATAAATCCTCTGCCAACGAACTGTATGTAGACCGTGATATTATGGTATTGGCCAACCCGGAAATAGCAAACTTGCCCAACTGGGTAATTGCTTTGGTAGCCGCGGGTGGCCTGGCTGCGGCACTTTCTACAGCCGCTGGACTTTTGTTAGTCATCTCAACTTCTGTAGCGCACGATCTAATAAAAAAACAAATTCTACCAGATATTAATGAGAAAGGTGAGCTAATAGTTGCTCGTCTGGCAGCAGCGGTGGCGGTAGTTATCGCTGGCTACTTTGGCATCAATCCTCCCGGCTATGTAGCAGCAGTAGTAGCTTTGGCTTTTGGATTGGCCGCTGCCTCTTTTTTCCCGGCTATTATTATGGGCATCTTTTACAAACGGATGAATAAAGAAGGAGCTATCAGTGGTATGATAGTAGGCTTGCTATCCATGATTTTCTACATCCTTAAATTTAAATTCAACCTGCTGGGTGGTGGAACCGAAGCCGAGTGGTGGTTTGGTATCTCTCCAGAAGGATTTGGCTTTATTGCCATGCTGATCAACTTTGCTGTTTCGCTTATAGTATGCCAGCTCAGCCCCGCTCCTCCAGCTAGCGTACAGCAAATAGTAGAAGACATCAGATACCCGAGAGGAGCTGGAAAAGCAACTTCTCATTAA
- a CDS encoding DNA topoisomerase IB, with product MQEIVECPDNLVYISHAEKGYTRIKRGRGFSYHLHNGDRIENPKIVERIKALGIPPMWKKVWICQDPNGHLQATGYDQKNRKQYIYHQDWVTFRNLAKFNRIREFGLALPSIREYTSAHLQEKGWPKEKVISLVIQMMDEYHIRIGNQYYKEQNETFGVTTLRRKHLDFEQGVGRLEYKAKSGKYRKINLQNNQLTKLVKECADLPGYEIFTYRDVNKKYQSISSQDVNEHLHQIAGESFSCKDFRTWGGTIMTVEKREIALEEIKENPRLKLESTLVKKVAQELGNTLSVCREYYMHPLILEKAVLEDFDAKAYMSKKKLKLSNKHKSLLRESETVVLNILNEFDCKATK from the coding sequence GTGCAAGAGATCGTAGAATGCCCGGACAATCTGGTGTATATATCCCATGCCGAAAAGGGATATACCCGAATTAAAAGAGGAAGAGGATTTAGCTACCATTTGCATAATGGAGACAGAATAGAGAATCCTAAAATCGTTGAGCGTATCAAGGCACTAGGAATCCCGCCCATGTGGAAAAAAGTATGGATATGCCAGGATCCTAATGGTCATCTGCAGGCGACAGGCTACGATCAAAAAAACCGCAAGCAATATATTTACCATCAGGATTGGGTTACTTTTCGTAACCTGGCCAAGTTTAATCGTATTAGAGAGTTTGGTTTAGCCCTACCTTCCATTAGGGAGTACACCTCGGCTCATCTTCAGGAAAAAGGCTGGCCTAAAGAAAAAGTGATCTCTCTGGTAATTCAAATGATGGACGAATATCATATTCGTATAGGTAACCAATACTATAAAGAGCAGAATGAAACATTTGGCGTTACTACCCTCAGACGAAAGCATCTTGATTTTGAACAAGGTGTAGGTAGACTGGAATACAAAGCCAAAAGTGGAAAATACAGAAAAATTAATCTACAAAACAACCAACTCACTAAACTGGTCAAAGAATGCGCTGACCTGCCAGGTTACGAAATTTTCACCTATCGGGATGTTAATAAGAAGTACCAAAGTATTAGTTCTCAGGATGTAAACGAACATCTGCACCAAATTGCCGGAGAATCATTTTCCTGCAAAGATTTTAGAACCTGGGGAGGCACCATTATGACAGTAGAGAAAAGGGAAATTGCTCTTGAAGAGATTAAAGAAAACCCACGCCTAAAGCTGGAGTCTACGCTTGTAAAAAAAGTAGCTCAGGAGTTGGGCAATACCCTGAGTGTCTGTAGAGAATACTACATGCATCCTTTAATCTTAGAAAAAGCTGTGCTGGAGGATTTTGATGCTAAAGCTTATATGAGTAAAAAAAAACTGAAACTAAGTAATAAACACAAGAGCTTACTCAGAGAGAGCGAAACAGTGGTTTTAAATATTTTAAATGAGTTTGACTGTAAAGCTACTAAGTAG
- a CDS encoding c-type cytochrome: protein MKKLSLFLVAASMSYLVACSGGSESGSATESESAQSTDNAPATEESTASTVSSEKMEVGQKVYSQYCIACHQKDGSGVPGAFPPLQETEWVNGETDTLISIVLNGLQGEITVKGETYNSAMTPHNFLSDDEVAAVLTYVRQSFGNNSSEVNAEQVAEIRNKQ from the coding sequence TTGAAAAAACTTAGCCTATTTTTAGTAGCCGCCAGCATGAGCTACCTGGTGGCTTGCTCTGGTGGAAGTGAAAGCGGCAGCGCAACAGAAAGTGAAAGTGCACAAAGCACTGACAATGCCCCAGCCACAGAGGAAAGTACTGCCAGTACTGTCTCTTCAGAAAAAATGGAAGTGGGACAAAAAGTGTACAGTCAGTACTGTATTGCATGTCATCAGAAAGATGGTAGTGGTGTACCTGGAGCCTTTCCTCCCTTGCAAGAGACTGAGTGGGTAAATGGTGAGACTGATACGCTTATTTCTATTGTACTCAATGGTCTTCAGGGTGAAATTACTGTAAAAGGAGAAACCTACAACAGTGCTATGACTCCACACAACTTTTTGTCTGATGATGAAGTAGCTGCGGTGTTAACATACGTGCGCCAGTCGTTCGGTAACAACTCAAGTGAAGTTAATGCTGAGCAGGTAGCAGAAATTAGAAACAAGCAGTAA